CGTCCAGCTTGGCCCGGTCGCTCTCCCCTACCTTGCCCCGCAACGCTTTAGCATCTTCCAGCACCAGGTCGAGCACGCTGGCATCGTCGCGGGCCAGCGAGTCGGCGACCGCCTTTTGATTCGGATTGAAGCCAGAGACAACCGGCCCGGCGGTAGTGGTGCGGAACAAGCGATCGAACGCCAGGCGTGGGACGATCTCTTTCGGGACCGGCGTGTGCGGATCGCGCCAAGCGATGTGCGAACCGTAAATCCGCGTGAAGCCTCCACCGACGTTATCGACGCCTGTGTAAGCCGCGTCGACGCCCAGTTCTAAGGATGGGAGGGGCGTACGATCGCCAATTTTGCTGGCTAATACCTGATCGACCGAGATGCCGCCGGTGTTGATGTCGCGGCCGGACGTTCGCTCGACGAAACCGCCAGAGAGCCAGGCCGGAACCTTTGGCCAGTGTCCGTTGCGGCCAACCGTTTGACGATGCCAGAGGTTCTCGAGCACTGTTAGCTCTTCCTTAACACCTGCCAGCGGTTTGAGCATGGGCGTCAGCTCGAAGCTGCCATCTTTGGTCTGGGGCGGGTTCCATTGATCGGAACGGACGCCGTTGGGCACGAAGAGAAACGCTGCCCGCTTCGGAGGTTCGCTGAGCGTTTCCGATCCCCAGCTCGTGCGTCGCATCGATTCCAGCCAAGGCAAAGCCAACGCGGCCCCGGTCCCTTTGAGCAGTGTCCGTCGCGAAATAGGTTGAGGCATGAGTTAAGCTCCAAGGTTGGATGGGAATTGGTGGGATCGTATGGGGGAGGGTCGTCGGAATGGTGATGATCGGGGCTTCGTGCCGTCTTGTTTGGGCGGCATGTATTGACGGTCGCTCCTTGGGAGCTGATGAAACGTTGGGAACGTGGCTGGAATAAGCACCAGCGCATTCCAGCTTGCGTTATGTTCGAGCATCCTATCAAAGCTGGAATGCGCGAAGACGCTTATTCCAGCCTACGCATCTTCTTTTCTACGAATCTTCTCTCTGCACTCGGTGACCTTTGTAGCTAATCCTTTTCCGAATGCGAAGCTGCGTGGGGTGTCGTTTGTTGG
This window of the Blastopirellula marina genome carries:
- a CDS encoding DUF1552 domain-containing protein, translating into MPQPISRRTLLKGTGAALALPWLESMRRTSWGSETLSEPPKRAAFLFVPNGVRSDQWNPPQTKDGSFELTPMLKPLAGVKEELTVLENLWHRQTVGRNGHWPKVPAWLSGGFVERTSGRDINTGGISVDQVLASKIGDRTPLPSLELGVDAAYTGVDNVGGGFTRIYGSHIAWRDPHTPVPKEIVPRLAFDRLFRTTTAGPVVSGFNPNQKAVADSLARDDASVLDLVLEDAKALRGKVGESDRAKLDEYFESVRSVEKRIETALKPQKRWINQGRFDLPRPGPGIPDDHQEHVRLMLDIMVLAFWTDTTRISTFMLGNAQTGRNFGFLDGVRGSFHGLSHHRNEEKERQQYEKIVLWHLSQYAYLIDKMRSLSEGDRTLLDNSLVMYGSSIKDGNTHQERDLPLLLAGKGGGTLKTNRRITAPKETPLCNMYVSLLRHMGVEVEKFGDSTGALEGWG